The following coding sequences lie in one Xiphias gladius isolate SHS-SW01 ecotype Sanya breed wild chromosome 24, ASM1685928v1, whole genome shotgun sequence genomic window:
- the LOC120786240 gene encoding glyceraldehyde-3-phosphate dehydrogenase-like: MVKIGINGFGRIGRLVTRAAAKGGKVEVAAINDPFIDLDYMVYMFKYDSTHGVWKHGEVKAEGGKLVIGNMHITVFHERDPANIKWSDAGVDYVVESTGVFTTIEKASAHLKGGAKRVVISAPSADAPMFVMGVNHDKYDNSMKVVSNASCTTNCLAPLAKVINDNFGIVEGLMSTVHAVTATQKTVDGPSGKLWRDGRGASQNIIPASTGAAKAVGKVVPELNGKLTGMAFRVPTPNVSVVDLTVRLEKPAKYDDIKKVVKAAAEGPMKGILGYTEDQVVSSDFNSDPHSSIFDAGAGIALNENFVKLVSWYDNEFGYSNRVCDLVQHMFSKE; the protein is encoded by the exons ATGGTGAAGATTGGAATCAACGG ATTCGGACGCATCGGCCGTCTGGTGACCCGTGCCGCCGCCAAGGGCGGCAAGGTCGAGGTGGCGGCCATCAACGACCCCTTCATCGACCTGGACTACATG GTCTACATGTTCAAGTACGACTCCACTCACGGTGTGTGGAAGCACGGAGAGGTGAAGGCCGAGGGCGGCAAGCTGGTCATCGGCAACATGCACATCACGGTCTTCCACGA GAGGGACCCCGCCAACATCAAGTGGAGCGATGCTGGCGTCGACTACGTCGTGGAGTCCACCGGTGTGTTCACCACCATCGAGAAGGCCTCC GCTCACCTGAAGGGCGGAGCTAAGAGGGTGGTGATCTCTGCTCCCAGTGCTGACGCTCCCATGTTTGTCATGGGCGTCAACCACGACAAGTACGACAACTCCATGAAGGTCGTCAG CAACGCCTCCTGCACAACCAACTGCCTGGCTCCCCTCGCCAAGGTCATCAACGATAACTTTGGCATCGTTGAGGGTCTCATG AGCACAGTCCACGCTGTCACCGCCACACAGAAGACCGTTGATGGCCCCTCTGGCAAGCTGTGGAGGGATGGACGTGGTGCCTCCCAGAACATCATCCCCGCCTCCACCGGAGCCGCCAAGGCCGTGGGCAAGGTCGTCCCCGAGCTGAACGG CAAACTGACCGGCATGGCTTTCCGTGTCCCCACCCCTAACGTGTCTGTGGTTGACCTGACCGTCCGCCTGGAGAAGCCC GCCAAGTATGATGACATCAAGAAGGTCGTCAAGGCCGCCGCCGAGGGACCCATGAAGGGAATTCTGGGATACACAGAGGACCAG GTGGTGTCCTCAGACTTCAACAGCGACCCTCACTCCTCCATCTTTGATGCCGGCGCTGGAATCGCACTCAACGAGAACTTTGTCAAGCTGGTTTCATG GTACGACAACGAGTTCGGCTACAGCAACCGCGTGTGCGACCTGGTCCAGCACATGTTCTCCAAGGAGTAA